A single genomic interval of Nonomuraea rubra harbors:
- a CDS encoding BtrH N-terminal domain-containing protein codes for MTIVQGIEARGMQHCETTALDVLLRHEGLELSEPMLFGLGSGLSFVYWDSKGMPFPFLGGRVKPFELTRNLAARLGLTLTVAETTSPRRAWENVAATIDAGRPVGLQLDSYHLDYFRSKVHFGGHVVAMYGYDEHDAFLVDTDQQGGAVRTSLTGLARARAERGPMTARHRSFTLTLPPRLPAWQGRLVPAIRACAESFLAAPIANLGHRGIAKAGKQVPGWLARTAEPERDLPQAAMLMERAGTGGALFRAFYRDFLGECARLIDSDHLRTGHRLYAEAVPLWTEVSTLIAKAGESGDATCLEQAGAVLHELSRIEHDAMQALRAL; via the coding sequence ATGACCATCGTGCAGGGCATCGAGGCCCGCGGCATGCAGCACTGCGAGACGACGGCGCTGGACGTGCTGCTGCGGCACGAGGGTCTCGAACTGTCCGAGCCCATGCTGTTCGGGCTCGGCTCCGGCCTGTCCTTCGTCTACTGGGACAGCAAGGGCATGCCGTTCCCCTTCCTGGGCGGCCGCGTCAAGCCGTTCGAGCTCACCAGGAACCTGGCCGCCAGGCTGGGGCTGACGTTGACGGTCGCCGAGACCACCTCACCGCGCAGGGCGTGGGAGAACGTGGCCGCGACCATCGACGCGGGCCGGCCGGTCGGCCTGCAGCTCGACTCCTACCACCTGGACTACTTCCGGTCCAAGGTGCACTTCGGCGGTCACGTCGTGGCCATGTACGGCTACGACGAGCATGACGCCTTCCTGGTGGACACCGATCAGCAGGGCGGTGCCGTGCGTACCAGCCTGACCGGCCTGGCGAGGGCGCGGGCCGAGCGCGGCCCGATGACCGCCAGGCACCGGTCCTTCACCCTCACCCTGCCGCCGCGCCTGCCCGCCTGGCAGGGCCGGCTCGTCCCGGCCATCAGGGCGTGCGCCGAGTCCTTCCTGGCCGCCCCCATCGCGAACCTGGGCCACCGCGGTATCGCCAAGGCCGGCAAGCAGGTGCCCGGCTGGCTGGCCCGCACCGCCGAGCCGGAGCGGGACCTGCCGCAGGCGGCCATGCTCATGGAGCGGGCCGGCACCGGCGGCGCCCTGTTCCGGGCCTTCTACCGCGACTTCCTCGGCGAGTGCGCCCGGCTGATCGACTCCGACCACCTGCGCACCGGCCACCGGCTGTACGCCGAGGCCGTCCCCCTGTGGACGGAGGTGTCCACGCTGATCGCCAAGGCAGGGGAGAGCGGTGACGCGACCTGCCTGGAGCAGGCCGGCGCCGTTCTGCACGAGCTGTCGCGCATCGAGCACGACGCCATGCAGGCTCTGCGCGCGCTGTAG
- a CDS encoding sensor histidine kinase, whose amino-acid sequence MTSRRPVRRSLRTRLALAYAAGIYAAGVLVVVMVDVPLASIDASVPRGLAAPGAVTGAGPGISLPQLLIGSAVALTVLVPVSLALGWYVAGRFLRPLRAITATAKVISAGNLHRRLDLGGPADELTELGHTLDDLFARLQASFDAQRHFVANASHELRTPLAGLRTLLEVALADPDADTGTLRAACEEALALGGHQERLVQALLTLATSERGVTRWDPLDLAHLAGNVLATRRDQAKQAGLDLAEQLAPAVTSGDPRLIESLIANLIDNAVRHNHANGHIEITTRVHGTQAALTVTNSGPVIPGDQIQRLLQPFQKLSPDRHGGDGYGLGLAIVHAVTRAHRAILTADARPEGGLSITVLFAQGP is encoded by the coding sequence ATGACCTCGCGGCGGCCGGTCAGGAGGTCCCTGCGGACGCGGCTCGCGCTCGCCTACGCGGCGGGCATCTACGCCGCCGGCGTCCTGGTGGTCGTCATGGTCGACGTCCCGCTCGCCAGCATCGACGCGAGCGTCCCCAGGGGCCTCGCCGCACCGGGCGCGGTCACCGGCGCAGGGCCCGGCATCAGCCTGCCCCAGCTCCTCATCGGGTCCGCCGTCGCCCTGACCGTCCTGGTCCCCGTCTCCCTGGCCCTCGGCTGGTACGTCGCCGGACGGTTCCTGCGACCGCTGCGCGCCATCACCGCCACCGCCAAGGTCATCTCCGCCGGGAACCTCCACCGGCGCCTGGACCTCGGCGGCCCCGCCGACGAGCTGACCGAGCTCGGCCACACCCTCGACGACCTGTTCGCCCGGCTGCAGGCCTCCTTCGACGCCCAGCGCCACTTCGTCGCCAACGCCTCCCACGAGCTGCGCACCCCCCTGGCCGGCCTGCGTACCCTGCTCGAAGTCGCCCTCGCCGACCCCGACGCCGACACCGGCACTCTGCGCGCGGCCTGCGAGGAGGCCCTGGCACTGGGCGGGCATCAGGAGCGGCTGGTGCAGGCCCTGCTCACCCTGGCCACCAGCGAGCGCGGCGTCACCCGCTGGGACCCCCTCGACCTCGCCCACCTCGCGGGGAACGTCCTCGCCACCCGCCGCGACCAGGCGAAGCAGGCCGGCCTGGACCTCGCGGAACAGCTCGCGCCCGCGGTGACGTCCGGCGACCCGAGACTGATCGAGAGCCTGATCGCCAACCTCATCGACAACGCCGTCCGCCACAACCACGCGAACGGGCACATCGAGATCACCACGCGCGTCCACGGCACACAGGCGGCCCTCACGGTCACCAACAGCGGGCCCGTCATCCCCGGCGACCAGATCCAGCGCCTCCTGCAACCGTTCCAGAAGCTGTCGCCCGACCGGCACGGAGGCGACGGTTACGGGCTCGGCCTCGCGATCGTCCATGCCGTTACGCGCGCTCACCGCGCCATCCTCACCGCCGACGCACGCCCGGAAGGGGGGCTGTCGATCACCGTGCTGTTCGCGCAGGGACCCTGA
- a CDS encoding response regulator transcription factor: MRVLVVEDFEVLARSIGTGLRREGMAVDVVLDGTAAVERLAATRYDVVILDRDLPGVHGDEICRRLAHGRCETRVLMLTASGTIEDRVDGLGLGADDYLPKPFAFAELVARVRALARRAAPPLPPTLACGDLTLDPARRVVLRAGRRLDLSPREFALLECLLAVPGVVVSAEELLERVWDEAADPFSSAVKHTVHRLRAKLGDPPVIETVREGGYRIGPA; this comes from the coding sequence GTGAGGGTTCTCGTCGTCGAGGACTTCGAGGTCCTCGCCCGCTCCATCGGGACCGGGCTGCGCCGCGAGGGCATGGCCGTGGACGTCGTCCTGGACGGTACGGCGGCCGTCGAACGGCTGGCCGCCACCCGCTACGACGTGGTGATCCTCGACCGCGACCTGCCCGGCGTGCACGGCGACGAGATCTGCCGGCGGCTGGCCCACGGCCGCTGCGAGACCCGCGTGCTGATGCTCACCGCCTCCGGCACGATCGAGGATCGCGTGGACGGGCTCGGCCTCGGCGCCGACGACTACCTGCCCAAGCCGTTCGCGTTCGCCGAGCTGGTCGCCCGCGTGCGCGCCCTGGCCCGGCGCGCCGCCCCGCCGCTGCCGCCCACCCTGGCGTGCGGCGACCTCACCCTCGATCCGGCCCGCCGGGTCGTGCTGCGGGCCGGGCGGCGGCTCGACCTGAGCCCCAGGGAGTTCGCCCTGCTGGAATGCCTGCTGGCCGTGCCCGGCGTGGTCGTCTCCGCCGAGGAGCTGCTCGAACGGGTCTGGGACGAGGCCGCCGACCCGTTCAGCAGCGCCGTCAAGCACACCGTGCACCGGTTGCGGGCCAAGCTCGGCGACCCGCCCGTGATCGAGACCGTCCGCGAGGGCGGCTACCGCATCGGACCGGCATGA
- a CDS encoding nuclear transport factor 2 family protein — translation MSGAWPDAAVTPEQEVIAAARERAAALAARDPERLRRSLHPGFHWTSHTGERFDRDGYVTANTAAAIAWQGQTLTEVEVVVCGQAAVLRCVVADDVITGEGDRVTFRMPVTQTWVKQEGRWQCLAGHAGPRV, via the coding sequence ATGAGCGGGGCCTGGCCGGACGCCGCCGTGACCCCCGAGCAGGAGGTCATCGCCGCGGCGCGGGAGCGCGCCGCCGCCCTGGCGGCGCGGGACCCCGAACGGCTGCGCCGGTCGCTGCATCCGGGCTTCCACTGGACGTCGCACACCGGCGAGCGCTTCGACCGGGACGGCTACGTGACCGCGAACACGGCCGCGGCCATCGCGTGGCAGGGCCAGACCCTGACCGAGGTCGAGGTGGTGGTGTGCGGGCAGGCCGCGGTGCTGCGGTGCGTGGTGGCCGACGACGTGATCACCGGGGAGGGCGATCGCGTGACGTTCCGGATGCCGGTGACGCAGACCTGGGTCAAGCAGGAGGGGCGCTGGCAGTGCCTGGCCGGGCACGCCGGCCCCCGGGTATGA
- a CDS encoding class I SAM-dependent methyltransferase yields the protein MSAATGHSHDPVTPYAFDNDAPHADELLGSLGEMCDEYTTARLDRLGVAEGARCLEVGAGAGTIAAWLADRVGPQGEVIATDVKPQHVRPHPRLTVMRHNVAVDPMPAGSFDLIHARAVLQHLPQRREVLARLAGSLAPGGVLLVEELEARWAGAVLDTPDPRAHEVFAAYEDGIRAVLRANGNDPYWGRQVHAAMAASGLTRVETEAWQRSWHGGTGVGLLAHFGSRELAPQLVQAGMAAEELRLLAGISLDPRVVMLGIPLLSTSGVRAE from the coding sequence ATGAGCGCGGCCACTGGGCACAGCCACGACCCGGTCACCCCGTACGCCTTCGACAACGACGCGCCCCACGCCGACGAGCTGCTCGGCTCGCTGGGGGAGATGTGCGACGAGTACACCACGGCCAGGCTCGACCGCCTCGGCGTCGCCGAGGGCGCCCGCTGCCTGGAGGTGGGCGCGGGCGCGGGCACGATCGCCGCCTGGCTCGCCGACCGCGTCGGCCCGCAGGGCGAGGTGATCGCCACCGACGTCAAACCCCAGCACGTACGCCCGCACCCCCGGCTCACGGTCATGCGTCACAACGTGGCCGTCGACCCGATGCCGGCGGGCAGCTTCGACCTCATCCACGCGCGGGCCGTGCTGCAGCACCTGCCGCAGCGCCGCGAGGTGCTGGCCCGGCTGGCGGGCTCGCTCGCCCCCGGCGGGGTGCTGCTGGTGGAGGAACTGGAGGCCCGCTGGGCCGGGGCCGTGCTCGACACTCCCGACCCGCGTGCCCACGAGGTGTTCGCCGCCTACGAGGACGGGATCCGCGCCGTTCTGCGCGCCAACGGCAACGACCCCTACTGGGGCCGCCAGGTGCACGCCGCCATGGCCGCGTCCGGCCTGACGCGGGTCGAGACCGAGGCGTGGCAGCGTTCCTGGCACGGCGGCACCGGGGTCGGCCTGCTGGCGCACTTCGGCAGCAGGGAGCTGGCTCCCCAGCTCGTCCAGGCCGGAATGGCCGCCGAGGAGCTGCGGCTCCTGGCCGGGATCTCCCTCGATCCGCGCGTGGTGATGCTGGGCATCCCGCTGCTGTCCACCTCCGGCGTACGGGCGGAATGA
- a CDS encoding dihydrofolate reductase family protein produces MRKIVAGLFMSLDGVVEAPETWHFPYLNDEMGQAVAAQMQAADALLLGRHTYDVFAAHWPHQDAADPMAATLNAVPKYVVSTTLTTPTWANTTIIAGDPRKELLRLKEAPGKDIGMSGSPTLVAWLLREGLLDQLNLMVHPIVLGRGRRLFDEGIGQIPLTLTRSDTFSTGVLNLTYTRA; encoded by the coding sequence ATGAGAAAGATCGTCGCGGGGCTGTTCATGTCGCTCGACGGCGTCGTCGAGGCGCCCGAGACCTGGCACTTCCCCTACCTCAACGACGAGATGGGCCAGGCCGTCGCCGCCCAGATGCAGGCCGCCGACGCCCTGCTGCTCGGCCGGCACACCTACGACGTCTTCGCCGCCCACTGGCCGCACCAGGACGCCGCCGACCCCATGGCCGCCACCCTGAACGCGGTGCCCAAGTACGTCGTCTCCACCACCCTGACCACCCCCACCTGGGCGAACACCACCATCATCGCCGGCGACCCGCGCAAGGAGCTGCTCCGGCTCAAGGAGGCCCCCGGCAAGGACATCGGCATGAGCGGCAGCCCTACCCTGGTGGCGTGGCTGCTGCGCGAGGGCCTGCTCGACCAGCTCAACCTGATGGTGCACCCCATCGTGCTGGGCCGCGGCCGCCGCCTGTTCGACGAGGGCATCGGCCAGATCCCCCTGACGCTCACCCGATCCGACACCTTCAGCACCGGCGTGCTGAACCTGACGTACACGAGGGCCTGA
- a CDS encoding S66 family peptidase → MTFPRKLTRGDVVRVVAPSASRAMVTEHDHTPLIDARFAELGLTLTYGRHVDERDAFDSSAVASRVADLHDAFADPSVAAIITVIGGYNSNELLPYLDWELIRANPKVFCGYSDISALQNAILARTGLVTYSGPHWSTFGMRDHLEQTLRWFTEVLFGSAPVSLAPADSWSDDLWFLDQDKRELVPNEGWWRLRPGSAEGRVVGGNLATLSLLQGTPYMPSLDGAILLLEDDFESHPAIFARNLTSLLQLPDAAGVRGLAIGRFQKAARMTRPLLEQIIATQPRLEGVPVLANLDVGHTHPLATIPIGGLAELAVGDGEASLVLCRH, encoded by the coding sequence ATGACCTTTCCCCGCAAGCTGACCAGGGGCGATGTGGTACGCGTGGTGGCCCCGTCCGCCTCCCGCGCCATGGTGACCGAGCACGACCACACCCCGCTCATCGACGCCCGCTTCGCCGAGCTCGGCCTCACCCTCACCTACGGCCGCCACGTCGACGAGCGCGACGCCTTCGACTCCTCCGCCGTCGCCTCCCGGGTCGCCGACCTGCACGACGCCTTCGCCGACCCCTCGGTCGCGGCGATCATCACGGTCATCGGGGGGTACAACAGCAACGAGCTGCTGCCGTACCTCGACTGGGAGCTGATCCGCGCCAACCCCAAGGTCTTCTGCGGCTACTCCGACATCAGCGCCCTGCAGAACGCGATCCTCGCCCGCACCGGGCTGGTGACCTACTCCGGGCCGCACTGGTCGACGTTCGGGATGCGCGATCACCTCGAGCAGACGCTGCGCTGGTTCACCGAGGTCCTGTTCGGCTCGGCCCCGGTCAGCCTGGCGCCCGCCGACAGCTGGAGCGACGACCTGTGGTTCCTCGACCAGGACAAGCGCGAGCTCGTCCCCAACGAGGGCTGGTGGCGGCTGCGGCCGGGCTCCGCCGAGGGGCGCGTCGTCGGCGGCAACCTCGCCACGCTGAGCCTGCTCCAGGGCACCCCGTACATGCCGTCACTCGACGGCGCGATCCTGCTCCTGGAGGACGACTTCGAGTCGCACCCGGCGATCTTCGCCCGGAACCTGACGTCGCTGCTGCAGCTGCCCGACGCCGCCGGGGTGCGCGGGCTGGCCATCGGGCGCTTCCAGAAGGCGGCCCGGATGACGCGCCCGCTGCTGGAGCAGATCATCGCCACCCAGCCGCGGCTGGAGGGGGTGCCGGTGCTGGCCAACCTGGACGTCGGCCACACCCACCCGTTGGCGACGATCCCGATCGGCGGCCTGGCCGAGCTAGCGGTCGGCGACGGCGAGGCGAGCCTCGTCCTGTGCCGCCACTGA
- a CDS encoding response regulator: MRVILAEDSTLLREGLVRLLLEEGHEVPAAVSDGQALVAAVDEHRPDIVVVDVRMPPTHTDEGLRAALEIRRRRPEVKVLVLSQYVEKRYATELMSSDVEGVGYLLKDRVGQVGDFLDALERVAAGGAAFDPEVVRQLLARTTQVDPLAKLTAREREVLERMAQGLTNASIAQELHVSQSAVEKHVNSLFDKLNLSHTTGYSRRVLAVLHFLES, translated from the coding sequence GTGCGGGTGATCCTCGCCGAGGACTCCACGCTGCTGCGCGAGGGTCTGGTGCGCCTGCTCCTGGAGGAGGGCCACGAGGTGCCCGCGGCCGTCAGCGACGGCCAGGCGCTCGTGGCGGCCGTGGACGAGCACCGCCCCGACATCGTCGTGGTGGACGTCCGCATGCCGCCCACCCACACCGACGAGGGCCTGCGGGCGGCGCTGGAGATCCGCCGCCGCCGGCCGGAGGTCAAGGTGCTGGTCCTGTCGCAGTACGTGGAGAAGCGCTACGCCACCGAGCTGATGAGCTCCGACGTCGAAGGCGTGGGCTACCTGCTGAAGGACCGCGTCGGGCAGGTCGGCGACTTCCTCGACGCGCTGGAGCGGGTCGCCGCGGGCGGCGCGGCGTTCGACCCCGAGGTGGTGCGGCAGCTCCTGGCCCGCACCACGCAGGTGGACCCGCTGGCCAAGCTGACGGCGCGCGAGCGCGAGGTGCTGGAGCGGATGGCGCAGGGGCTGACCAACGCCTCGATCGCCCAGGAGCTGCACGTGTCGCAGAGCGCCGTGGAGAAGCACGTCAATTCACTGTTCGACAAGCTGAACCTGTCGCACACCACCGGCTACAGCCGCCGCGTGCTGGCGGTGCTGCACTTCCTGGAGTCCTGA
- a CDS encoding sensor histidine kinase: MRAAVEGLRLGAAVVLGTVTALAELLFLLFTLPFLGNPNVWATARRLARLEARRLRLDLSELDALTEGRGKRAGGYLATRVPVGILGGLVLWLLWFGLSTGVRLAAAWGRGEPFDGMVPSVPLVTYLGVAGFLGLFLVLSGVAGVHALERRLARRMLGPDPTQALQRRIAELAESRAGIVAAVDSERRRIERDLHDGLQQRLVALSMLIGRSLRGRTELMHQAHQEAQQALAELREVAWRVYPSGLDSLGLGEALAGVAERSSVPVKVDCRLEERPPMAVETAAYFVVCEAVTNAAKHAGATLITVEVHEEGPAVVVRVRDDGSGGAQASGGGLSGLARRVAALDGRFEVTSPAGGPTTITAVLPCG, encoded by the coding sequence ATGCGAGCCGCCGTTGAGGGGCTACGCCTGGGCGCCGCCGTCGTGCTGGGCACCGTCACCGCGCTCGCCGAGCTGCTGTTCCTGCTGTTCACGCTGCCGTTCCTGGGCAACCCCAACGTGTGGGCCACGGCCCGGCGGCTGGCCCGGCTGGAGGCCCGCCGCCTGCGCCTGGACCTGAGCGAGCTCGACGCGCTGACGGAGGGCCGGGGCAAGCGGGCCGGCGGGTACCTGGCCACGCGGGTGCCGGTCGGGATCCTGGGTGGCCTGGTGCTCTGGCTGCTGTGGTTCGGGCTGTCAACGGGGGTGCGCCTGGCAGCCGCCTGGGGGCGGGGCGAGCCGTTCGACGGGATGGTGCCCTCGGTGCCCCTGGTGACCTACCTCGGCGTGGCCGGGTTCCTGGGGCTGTTCCTGGTGCTGTCGGGGGTGGCCGGCGTGCACGCGCTGGAGCGCCGGCTGGCCAGGCGGATGCTCGGCCCCGACCCCACGCAGGCGCTGCAGCGCCGGATCGCCGAGCTGGCCGAGAGCCGGGCCGGCATCGTGGCGGCGGTCGACTCCGAGCGGCGCAGGATCGAGCGCGACCTGCACGACGGGCTGCAGCAGCGGCTGGTGGCGCTGTCGATGCTGATCGGCCGCTCCCTGCGGGGCCGGACGGAGCTGATGCACCAGGCGCACCAGGAGGCCCAGCAGGCGCTCGCCGAGCTGCGCGAGGTGGCCTGGCGGGTCTACCCGAGCGGGCTGGACTCGCTCGGGCTGGGCGAGGCGCTGGCAGGGGTGGCGGAACGCTCCAGCGTCCCGGTCAAGGTAGATTGCCGGCTGGAAGAGCGGCCGCCGATGGCGGTGGAGACGGCGGCGTACTTCGTGGTCTGCGAGGCGGTGACGAACGCGGCCAAGCACGCCGGTGCCACGCTCATCACGGTCGAGGTGCACGAGGAGGGGCCGGCGGTGGTCGTACGGGTGCGTGACGACGGCTCGGGCGGCGCGCAGGCGTCGGGAGGCGGCCTGTCGGGGCTGGCCAGGCGGGTGGCGGCGCTCGACGGCCGGTTCGAGGTGACCAGCCCGGCGGGCGGCCCCACGACGATCACGGCGGTGCTGCCGTGCGGGTGA
- a CDS encoding DedA family protein produces the protein MTDWLIGLMESLGAVGAGLAIALENLFPPLPSEVILPLAGFTASKGNMDLVDVLVCTTLGSVVGALALYAVGALLGRERTLAIAAKLPLVKITDIEKTEAFFQRHGRKAVFFGRMIPIFRSLISVPAGVERMPLPMFTLLTTLGSLIWNTVFVMAGYLLGDNWHLVETYAGIGSKIVLGLVALAVVVFVVVRLTERAKGRHASRR, from the coding sequence ATGACTGACTGGCTGATCGGATTGATGGAGAGCCTTGGTGCCGTGGGGGCGGGGCTGGCCATCGCACTGGAAAACCTGTTCCCGCCCCTGCCCAGCGAGGTGATCCTGCCGCTCGCCGGTTTCACCGCGAGCAAGGGGAACATGGACCTGGTCGACGTCCTGGTGTGCACGACGCTCGGCTCGGTGGTGGGCGCCCTGGCCTTGTACGCGGTGGGGGCGTTGCTGGGCCGCGAGCGCACGCTGGCCATCGCGGCCAAGCTGCCCCTCGTCAAGATCACCGACATCGAGAAGACCGAGGCGTTCTTCCAGCGCCACGGCCGCAAGGCGGTGTTCTTCGGCAGGATGATCCCCATCTTCCGCAGCCTCATCTCCGTCCCGGCCGGCGTGGAGCGCATGCCGCTGCCGATGTTCACGCTGCTCACTACGCTGGGCAGCCTCATCTGGAACACCGTCTTCGTGATGGCCGGCTACCTGCTGGGCGACAACTGGCACCTGGTGGAGACCTACGCCGGCATCGGCAGCAAGATCGTGCTCGGCCTGGTCGCCCTCGCGGTCGTGGTCTTCGTCGTGGTCCGGCTGACCGAACGGGCGAAGGGGAGGCATGCGAGCCGCCGTTGA
- a CDS encoding DEAD/DEAH box helicase gives MSTSTDLARHPAVFQPGDPPRTGQVAFLDPAGDSRVTVAEEHDGQVTTRSAAATLVPVGEAVATLARARMDPGAHPAARFWGAAALVALQLVTRGRILPGVTAGEHDSWRAGPLDADDLRRVRELAAAMPAAARAIPLDTPPTAAARADALPHAEDPPESRPEVPTEGPLLPDAEPLVRAFLDAVADAMPRSPGAVRATGTTAFAAARPVKVPHLRRWSEEVSAGLDAGVRLSLRVEADDPAEAEFRAVVQLHSLADPSLVVDAADLWQGRDPGFGARARIEATLAVRRAARAWPRLERLLDSAVPDELILTDGDVEDLLAGAADRLAAAGVDVHWPRSLVRGLSARAVLGDRDAAPSDLPSFLGGQHLTSFDWQLALGGERLTAAEMDRLAEAHRPVVRLRDQWVLIDPDLARKARQRDLKPLTGIEALGAALTGTVEVEGEQVPVEPTAWLNELRERLAEPAAVDPPQGLAATLRDYQLAGLRWLARMTSLGLGACLADDMGLGKTITLIALHLHRAAEGAGPTLVVCPASLLGNWEREISRFAPGVPVRRFHGSNRALAEEGFVLTTYATMRLDAARLAAHRWGLLVADEAQHVKNPASGTAKALREIPAAARVALTGTPVENNLSELWAILDWTTPGLLGPLGRFRARWAKPVESGDTEAAERLSRLVGAFLLRRRKSDPGIAPELPPKTETDRPVALTVEQAGLYEAVVREIMTQIADAQGMARRGLIVKLLTGLKQICNHPAQYLHEASPRLPGRSGKLELLDELVDTIVAEDGAVLVFTQYVAMARLLERHLSGRGVPTQLLHGGTPVARREEMVQRFQDGSAPVFLLSLKAAGTGLNLTRADHVIHYDRWWNPAVEDQATDRAYRIGQTRPVQVHRLIAEGTIEDRIAQMLTAKRSLADAVLAAGEAAFTELTDAELAALVELR, from the coding sequence GTGAGCACTTCGACGGATCTGGCCCGGCACCCGGCAGTCTTCCAACCCGGCGACCCACCCAGGACAGGACAGGTCGCCTTCCTCGACCCCGCCGGGGACAGCCGGGTCACCGTCGCCGAGGAGCACGACGGCCAGGTCACGACCAGGTCCGCCGCGGCCACCCTCGTGCCCGTCGGGGAGGCGGTGGCCACGCTGGCCAGGGCCCGAATGGACCCCGGCGCTCACCCGGCCGCCCGCTTCTGGGGCGCCGCCGCGCTCGTCGCGCTGCAGCTCGTCACCCGGGGCCGCATCCTGCCCGGCGTGACGGCCGGCGAGCACGACTCCTGGCGAGCGGGGCCGCTGGACGCCGACGACCTGCGGCGCGTCCGCGAGCTGGCCGCCGCCATGCCCGCCGCCGCCCGCGCCATCCCCCTCGACACCCCGCCGACCGCCGCCGCCCGGGCTGACGCCCTGCCGCACGCGGAGGACCCGCCAGAGAGCCGGCCGGAGGTCCCGACGGAGGGGCCGCTGCTGCCGGACGCCGAACCTCTCGTGCGGGCCTTTCTCGACGCGGTCGCCGACGCCATGCCGCGCTCGCCCGGCGCCGTACGCGCCACCGGCACCACCGCCTTCGCCGCCGCCAGGCCCGTCAAGGTCCCCCACCTGCGCCGCTGGTCCGAGGAGGTCTCGGCGGGCCTGGACGCGGGCGTACGGCTGTCGCTGCGCGTCGAGGCCGACGACCCGGCCGAGGCCGAGTTCCGCGCCGTCGTCCAGCTCCACAGCCTGGCCGACCCGTCGCTCGTCGTGGACGCCGCCGACCTGTGGCAGGGCCGCGACCCCGGCTTCGGCGCCCGCGCCAGGATCGAGGCCACCCTCGCCGTACGCCGCGCCGCCCGCGCCTGGCCCCGCCTGGAACGCCTGCTGGACAGCGCCGTCCCGGACGAGCTCATCCTCACCGACGGCGACGTCGAGGACCTCCTGGCCGGAGCCGCCGACCGGCTGGCCGCCGCCGGCGTGGACGTGCACTGGCCCAGGTCGCTCGTGCGCGGCCTCAGCGCCCGCGCCGTGCTCGGCGATCGTGACGCCGCCCCCTCCGACCTGCCCTCCTTCCTCGGCGGCCAGCACCTGACCAGCTTCGACTGGCAGCTCGCCCTCGGCGGCGAACGCCTGACCGCCGCCGAGATGGACCGGCTCGCCGAGGCCCACCGCCCCGTCGTGCGGCTGCGCGACCAGTGGGTGCTCATCGACCCCGACCTGGCCCGCAAGGCCCGCCAGCGCGACCTCAAGCCGCTGACCGGCATCGAGGCGCTCGGTGCCGCCCTGACCGGGACGGTCGAGGTCGAGGGCGAGCAGGTGCCCGTCGAGCCCACCGCCTGGCTGAACGAGCTGCGCGAGCGCCTGGCCGAGCCCGCCGCCGTCGACCCGCCCCAGGGCCTGGCCGCGACCCTGCGCGACTACCAGCTCGCCGGGCTGCGCTGGCTGGCCAGGATGACCTCGCTCGGCCTCGGCGCCTGCCTGGCCGACGACATGGGCCTGGGCAAGACGATCACGCTCATCGCGCTGCACCTGCACCGCGCCGCCGAGGGCGCGGGCCCCACGCTCGTGGTCTGCCCCGCCTCGCTGCTGGGCAACTGGGAGCGCGAGATCTCCAGGTTCGCGCCGGGCGTGCCCGTACGCCGCTTCCACGGCAGCAACCGCGCCCTCGCCGAGGAGGGATTCGTGCTGACCACGTACGCCACCATGCGCCTGGACGCGGCCCGGCTGGCGGCCCACCGCTGGGGCCTGCTCGTCGCCGACGAGGCCCAGCACGTCAAGAACCCCGCCTCCGGCACCGCCAAGGCCCTGCGCGAGATCCCCGCCGCCGCCCGCGTCGCGCTCACCGGCACCCCCGTCGAGAACAACCTGTCGGAGCTGTGGGCCATCCTCGACTGGACCACGCCCGGGCTGCTCGGCCCGCTCGGCCGGTTCAGGGCGCGCTGGGCCAAGCCCGTCGAGTCCGGCGACACGGAGGCGGCCGAGCGGCTGTCCAGGCTCGTCGGGGCATTCCTGCTGCGCCGCCGCAAGAGCGACCCCGGCATCGCGCCCGAGCTGCCGCCCAAGACCGAGACCGACCGTCCCGTCGCGCTCACGGTCGAGCAGGCCGGCCTGTACGAGGCCGTCGTCCGCGAGATCATGACCCAGATCGCCGACGCCCAGGGCATGGCCAGGCGCGGCCTCATCGTCAAGCTGCTCACCGGCCTCAAGCAGATCTGCAACCACCCCGCGCAGTACCTGCACGAGGCGAGCCCGCGCCTGCCCGGCCGCTCCGGCAAGCTGGAGCTGCTCGACGAGCTCGTCGACACCATCGTCGCCGAGGACGGCGCCGTGCTCGTCTTCACCCAGTACGTCGCCATGGCCCGCCTGCTGGAACGCCACCTGTCCGGCCGCGGCGTGCCCACCCAGCTCCTGCACGGCGGCACCCCCGTCGCCCGCCGCGAGGAGATGGTCCAGCGCTTCCAGGACGGCAGCGCCCCGGTGTTCCTGCTGTCGCTCAAGGCCGCCGGCACCGGCCTGAACCTCACCCGTGCCGACCACGTCATCCACTACGACCGCTGGTGGAACCCCGCCGTCGAGGACCAGGCCACCGACCGCGCCTACCGCATCGGCCAGACCAGGCCCGTCCAGGTGCACCGCCTCATCGCCGAAGGCACGATCGAGGACCGCATCGCCCAGATGCTCACCGCCAAGCGCTCGCTCGCCGACGCCGTCCTGGCCGCCGGCGAGGCCGCCTTCACCGAGCTGACCGACGCCGAACTCGCCGCCCTGGTGGAGCTGAGATGA